The nucleotide window CAAAACTTGGTTTTTGGACCACCACTTCTTTAGTAACCGGCAACATGGTCGGTAGCGGTATCTTTCTTTTACCGGCTGCATTAGCAGGGTTCGGTGGCATCAGTTTGTTTGGCTGGATCATTTCGGCGCTTGGCGCCTTATCTCTTGCCTATGTCTTTGCCAGTTTGGCACGCAAGATTCGCGGCTCTGGTGGCCCCTATAAGTACGCTCAACATCAATTTGGCGATCTTATGGGCTATTTGGTTGCTTGGGGTTATTGGTTCTGTATTGTCACCGCTAATGCTGCAATAGCGATTGCTTTGGTCAGTTACCTTTCTGTATTTCTCCCTGCATTAGCAAGCGATACATTAATCGCCACCTTGGCGACGTTAGCTTTTGTTTGGATATTGGTTGGCGTTAATTTAATGGGTATCAAAGAAGTCGGGCGGGTTCAGCTGTTTACCACCATTGTAAAGATCGTGCCATTGATTGCTGTTGCATTGGTTGGTGTGTTTTTTATGCAAACAGAGCATTTTGAACCGTTTAACCTCACCGGTGATAGCACGTTTTCTGCGGTATCCTCGGTAGCTGCACTGACCATGTGGGCGTTTTTAGGGCTCGAATCGGCCAATATACCCGATGATGAAGTCGAAAACGCTGAACAAACCGTACCCAAAGCAGCGCTGTTAGGTACTTTAATTTCCGCATGTATTTATATTCCAAGCACCTTTGCCGTATTAGGCTTGATTGCGCCTGAGACGTTGGCGCTATCGAATGCACCATTTGCTGACGCTGCCGCATTACTGTTTGGGCAATGGGCGTATTACTTAGTGGCGTTTATTGCCGTGGTTTCGTGTTTTGGTACGCTAAACGGTTGGACATTGGTGGTTGGTCAAGTACCAATGGCTGCAGCAAATGATCGCTTGCTCCCTAAGGCGTTTTCAAAGCTCTCACGAAACGGTGTTCCTGCGTTTGCTATTGTGCTGTCGTCTGTTTTAGTTTCGTGCTTGGTATTAATGAATGCCAGTGACAACCTGGTCGAGCAGTTTACCTTTGTTATTTTATTATCAACATTAACCAGTTTACTGCCGTATTTAGTGTGCACCGTAGTTCACGCCGTCATGTTGTGTACCGGTAAAGCCAGTCATTCACTCACTTTTGCCTCTGGTATAACGTCTTTATTTGCCATCGTGTTTTCTACTTGGATCATTATTAATACCGGTTTTGATGCCATCTTTTGGGGCTGCATCCTCTTAATAGCGGGTTTACCTGTGTACGTATTGATGAAGCTCGAAAAAAAGAAAGAACTTGCTAAGGCCGTTAAATAAACGGCTTTAGTAGCAAGAAGGTAACTAAAAAGTAGGTATTGTTTAGAATGGATAATGGCTAAATATATCTTCGATCATTGCATCGAGTTTATCTTTATCGTTATGTACTTTGGCGAATGTTCTTAAGCCTGCAATTTGAACTTGCAAATGACTTGCTAAATCCTCGGCGCTTTTATTACTTTTTATAAGGCTCATGTCTTGGGCTTGCTTAATAAGCACAATGAATTCGTTAGCGATTTCCGCTAAATGCTGTTTCGTGATATCAATAAGATCTTGATTCTCTTCAGTAAGCTCGCTAATGGTTTTCGACAACATGCATACTCCATTAGGCGCATTTTCTTGGCTGTCTATTACCTGCGCTTTTATAAATGCTTTAAGCACGGTGATAGGCGAGTCATATTCAACTGTAAGTTGCTCAAGTTGCGCAAGACCCATGTCGGTATAATTTCTTAATGCTTCTTTAAATAGCCCGTCTTTACTACCAAAAGCGGCGTAAATGCTGCCAGGTCGTAAATCAATTTCATCTTGTAAATTGCGCATAGAGGTCGCATGGAACCCTTTTTTCCAGTAGAGGTTCGTTGCTCTATCAACCACGTCTTGACGATCAAATTTAGCCGTCTTTGCCATACATTTACCTAATCAATAATCATTTGAACACACGTTCAATTATAGGTTTTAAGGTTACTAAGGTAAAGACAAATATAAATACGCTGGCAAAAACAGTGCATGAGAAGAAATTACCAAATTCAATTTGTTAACGTTTTCAACAGGATATATTTTTTGGGTAAAATTAAATGAACGATCGCTCAATTATGGCTTGAACGATCGTTCATTTTTGTCTATAGTTCTCTCGTCGACAAGGGGAAACCCATAAATACAATATGTAAATTGTTAATTATTGGAGTAAACAACATGAGCGAATTTAAATTACACACAGTAGCAACTGCGCCAGAAAAAAGTAAAGCAATGCTAGAAGGTGCAGTCAAACAAATGGGCGCTATTCCTGGTTTATACGCGGTGATGTCGGAATCACCTGAAACCTTAAAAGCATACCAACAGTTGCATCAACTATTTACGTCGACATCGTTTAATGCCGAAGAGCTAACCGTTGTATGGCAAACCATCAATGTTGAACATGAGTGTCACTATTGCGTACCTGCTCATACGGGTATTGCTCATTCAATGAACGTTGATCCTGCAATCACCGAGGCGCTGCGTAATCAACAACCAATGCCGACCGAAAAGCTGCAAGCATTACACGAGTTTACTTTGGCTATGGTGCGTGAGCGTGGCAATGTATCAGCTCAACAAATGGCTGCTTTTTTCGCTGCTGGTTATGGTCAACAACAAGTATTGGAAGTGATATTGGGATTATCGCAAAAAGTGATCAGTAACTATGTAAATCATGTCGCTGAAACACCTGTCGATGCTATGTTTGAACAATTTGCATGGAGAAAATAGCGACTATTGAAATGTGGTGTTTGAAGCTTACTAATTGATGCCTGTGGTATCCGTTAGGTAAGTTTCAGGCGCTGCAGTCTGAAGCCTAATTAAGTTCGCGTCGCTTTAACGTTTGTGGCAAAGAGTTTGTGATTAAAGGCTTGAGCGAAAACCAATTTCAAAACCCAGTTCTTGTTTAAACGCAGAGGTTTCAGCGTGTGGGTTTTCTAGTTTGTCGAATCCGTAAATGACTTCAAAGTTATCGTTAATGCTAGGTTGCACTGTAAATTCTGAATCAATCCCTAATGGTAGGTTATAGGCAGCTTGTGCAGGGCTTGATGATGCAGGCAAAGGTAATGGCAATAAAGCGCTGTTGGTGATTTGGTCAATGTTATCAGAGAATATATTGTTGTTATTGCTCTGTTCAAAGAGCGCCAGCTGATGACTTTGGGTATTGGCAATAACCATAAACTGCAGTTGTTGCTCTTCACCTAGACAATGTCTCTTAATCGCGGCAAAACGTTCGCTAAAGTAGTTTTTAACATTGGTGGTAAAGGCGAATACGGATTGTTCTGCTGCTTGCATAGCATCATCAAACATATCCATATGCGAACGCTCTGCCGTTAGGTTATCACCGACATTGATTTGGCTCGCTGCTGCATCAATGATGCTTACGGTATATTCTTGCTTGATCTGCAAATCAACACTGTCCTTGGCAGCAACAGGTTGGCACAGCGCAAGCGCAGAGATAATTGCCAGTGATTTTAAACAATTTGAGAACGTCATAATTAGGTATATTTATTAGCGAATTTTGTTTTAATTTGTAACCCGCAATCAAACTAGCAAACTTGCATAGTGATGTGAACAGTTTTGAATGTTAAAAATTGTTTATTTGTGCAAAATAGTGGTTGCTATGCAATGAATGTTTCGGTTTATTGTTTATATGAATAAAATCGCCAAATTAGATTGCGATTATTGCAAGTATGGGCAGCAAATATGGGCAAAGAAAACAGCCCAGAGGGCAGGGCGAATAGCTCTTTGAGACTTGTAAGCATACTAAATCTATCCCAACAGCGTCACACGCTCTAACAAGGTTGGCCTGACTATGCTGATCAGCATAAACAAATTGTTAAGGTTAGTTACTCATATTGGTTACTACTAATAAGACCGTTATCACAGACCGTATTGGAAACTAATAGCTGAGCCGCATTTCTACAAGCACTAAAAAATTTGCTTAATTGAGCGGTCATAACACTTTGTTTTGCTAAATATGTGCTATGACGATGCGCTACATTGTTCAAAATGGCGGTTTAGCGGGCATTTCGACGCCGATACCTAGGGCTTTTCGGTTTTTCGTATTAGACTGAATAAGTAGATATCATAATCGGGGCTACACATGGTTAAATCACTGTGCAAATGGAAAAAAAAGGAAGTCGAAAAGCATTTGCATGAGCTATGGCACATCGTTGATAAACCCCGCTTCATTTGCCGAGACTGCGCTCGTTCATCTCACACCAAAGGTTACTTGTGCAAACCGGTCAAACTTCCGCACGACGCCCATAAGGAATAACACCGCTCATAAGGAATGAAAACAGGGGTAGCTATACGGCGGTAATCAACATGGCTCGTTGATGCGCAATTCAATGTCCAGTGCGCGTAAATGCTCTTGTTCAGCCAGCAAGTTTGCATACAGCAAGCTTTTATCATCCATCCAGTTATCCGCAAAGGTCAGGTTAAGCTGCTCTTTATCGGCATTGACGATTAACTCTGGCAAAAAGTCATCCTGACGCTTTTGATTAAGCAATACTGCCAATCTGAATATCGCTAAAATTCGATATACGTCCTTGACTTTAAATAGGGTGAAATCGGCAAACTCTTCATGTTTTATTTTTTTGCGATGAAACCGCAAAAGCAAGGTAAGCAGCTGTTGTTTCTCTTGCGAAAACCCCGGAAGACCGGAATTGGCAACAATATAGGCGGAATGTTTGTTGGCGCCGGATGAGTTAATGTGCAAACCAATTTCATGCAGTTTTGCCGCCCAGTGCAATACCTTTTTAGAGTCAGGGATGCTTTTTAAAGTCCAATTGTCATTGATTTGCTGACACAATATTTGGCTTGTTTGGTGCACTCGCTCAGAATGCTGTAGGTCGACACTCATGCGCGATATCAAACTGTCAACGCTGCGTTCGCGTATATCATCATGCTCGAGTTGATCTTCCATTTCATACAATGCACCTTCACGCAGTGCTTTATCATTGTATTCAAGTTCGTCTATTTGTAGCATCTCGAACGCACCCAACATTACTGCTAAGCCAGAGACTATAACGCCTTTTCGATCTTCTGAGATACCGGCTAAATCAATACTCTCGAAGTCTTCATATGCCAATAGTTTCTTCTTCAACTTTTTAAGTGCTTTGTGGGTTAACGTCTCCTCGCATAGCTCATTGGCGCGTCCTGCTTCTAACAGTGCCGATGCAGTACCTGAGGTACCAATACAAGCTTGCCAGCCAATTTGACGGTAACGTTTAACGATTGGCTGTAATTCGCGCTCAACTTTGAGCACCGCTTTGTCGAACCGTTTTTCGCTGATCTTGCCGTCAGCGAAAAATTGCTGTGTCAGATTCACACAGCCAACATTTCGGCTCGATAATGCTAATGGTTCAAAGTGCTGGCCAAGGGCGAATTCGGTAGAGCCACCACCAATATCGATAACCAATCGTTTGTCAGGAAAGTGCATGCTGTGAGCGACACCATTGTATATCAAGCGCGCTTCTTCTTGACCGCTGACCAATTTAATCGGGTAGGGCAACACCAATTTAGCTCGGTTGATAAATTCATTACGATTTTTAGCGGTTCTTAGGGTATAGGTAGCAAGGATATTAACGTGATCGGGGTGAAAGCCATTAAGGGTGTGGGAAAATATTTCTAAGGTCTGTAAGCCTCTTTCCATCGCTTCTTCATTGAGTATGAGATCATCATCTAAGCCTTTGGCCAGCCTAACCTTTATTTTTTCGCGAAGCAGTATTTGCACGTCTTGTTCAACAATTCTGGCCAACACCAAATGAAAGCTATTAGAGCCAAGATCGACCACGGCAATAGTTTGCGGTTCTAAACCATTGCCTGAGTGTGCAGTACCTGTATTATCAGCCATGAATTATGATGTATTGTCTCGTAATGTTTAACTTTCTGCCTTAAAGATTAATCGTTACTCCCCTGATCTTGCAAATTATTCGCTAATTTAGCTTGTTCGAGCGCTTTTAAATACAGATAGGTTTGCTGCTGCGAGGCGACCTTTTTATTGTTGCCACGTTTAACATATGGGTTGTCTTGCGCAGCATTAATGATTCTCGCCTTACTGTTATCGTTAAAGCCTAGTTCGACCATGTCGAGAATTTGTTGTTTAAGTTCTTCTTCGTAAATAGGAACGCTCACCTCAACCCTATCTTCAATGTTTCGCGTCATCCAGTCGGCAGAGCTTATATACACTTTGTTGGCGCCATTGGCATGAAAGATCATCACCCGAGAATGCTCTAAGTATCTATCAATGACGCTGATCACTTCGATATTCTCGCTTATTCCTTTAATGCCAGGGATTAAAGAGCACATACCGCGGATCAACATTTTCACTTTAACCCCAGCGTTATTCGCCTCGTACAATTTATCGATAAGCTTTTTGTCGACAAGGTTATTCAGCTTTAAGGTGATTTGCGCCGGAATACTGGCCTTGGCATTTATGATTTCATTTTGAATCAGGCGATTAATATGTTTGCGCTGGTTAATTGGGCTGAGTAGCAAATGATCAAAGTCGAATTGTCGATAACTGTGTTCTATGAACTTAAAGACGTTATCAACTTCTTCGGCGATTTGTTGTTTCTTGGTGAAATAAGCAAAGTCGGTGTATATCTTGGCTGTTTTTTCGTTAAAGTTGCCGGTGCTGATTTGCGCGTATTTAACAATCTGGCCATCTTCTTGACGGTTAATTAGGCATAATTTTGAGTGCACCTTTAACGATGGGATACCAAACAGAACTTTAATACCGGCATCGGTCATACGTTTAGACCACTCGATGTTATTGCTCTCATCGAATCGGGCTCTAAGCTCAACATTAACCGTCACTTTCTTACCGTTACGTACCGCATCCAATAAACTGCCAATGACTTGTGAATTGGCTGCGACACGATAGATATTCAATTTAATGGACGTGACTTTCGGATCGTAGGAAGCTTGACGCACAAATTCCTTAAAATGATGGAATTTATGGTAGGGGTAGTGCAAAAGAATGTCTTTTTCGCTGATCGCCTCAAACACCGTTTGATGCTTGGTAAAATCATAGCAGTCCAGCGCTGGCCATTTGGGATAACATAATTTGTTTTTTCCCACCGTAGGAAAACCTATAAAATCGCGAAAGTTACGATAACGGCTGCCAGGCAATGTTGAGTCATAAGAGGTAAACCCTAATAACTTTTTAAGTTTCTTTTCCATTCTCAACGGCATGTTTTGATCGCGCACAACGCGCACCGGCTCTGCATGAAGACGTTGCTTAATACCCTTGGACATCTTCATCAATATGGAATCATCAATGTCTTCTTCACTAAGGTAATACTCGGCATCACGGGTGATTTTAAACGAAAACGCATTAAGCTCATCAAAGTCAAATAAGCCATTGAAGATACGAGGTAACACAAAACAAATAATATCGTCTAACAAGATGATGCTTTGTACGTTACTGTCTT belongs to Thalassotalea sp. HSM 43 and includes:
- a CDS encoding amino acid permease; the encoded protein is MANAKLGFWTTTSLVTGNMVGSGIFLLPAALAGFGGISLFGWIISALGALSLAYVFASLARKIRGSGGPYKYAQHQFGDLMGYLVAWGYWFCIVTANAAIAIALVSYLSVFLPALASDTLIATLATLAFVWILVGVNLMGIKEVGRVQLFTTIVKIVPLIAVALVGVFFMQTEHFEPFNLTGDSTFSAVSSVAALTMWAFLGLESANIPDDEVENAEQTVPKAALLGTLISACIYIPSTFAVLGLIAPETLALSNAPFADAAALLFGQWAYYLVAFIAVVSCFGTLNGWTLVVGQVPMAAANDRLLPKAFSKLSRNGVPAFAIVLSSVLVSCLVLMNASDNLVEQFTFVILLSTLTSLLPYLVCTVVHAVMLCTGKASHSLTFASGITSLFAIVFSTWIIINTGFDAIFWGCILLIAGLPVYVLMKLEKKKELAKAVK
- a CDS encoding TetR/AcrR family transcriptional regulator — translated: MAKTAKFDRQDVVDRATNLYWKKGFHATSMRNLQDEIDLRPGSIYAAFGSKDGLFKEALRNYTDMGLAQLEQLTVEYDSPITVLKAFIKAQVIDSQENAPNGVCMLSKTISELTEENQDLIDITKQHLAEIANEFIVLIKQAQDMSLIKSNKSAEDLASHLQVQIAGLRTFAKVHNDKDKLDAMIEDIFSHYPF
- a CDS encoding carboxymuconolactone decarboxylase family protein produces the protein MSEFKLHTVATAPEKSKAMLEGAVKQMGAIPGLYAVMSESPETLKAYQQLHQLFTSTSFNAEELTVVWQTINVEHECHYCVPAHTGIAHSMNVDPAITEALRNQQPMPTEKLQALHEFTLAMVRERGNVSAQQMAAFFAAGYGQQQVLEVILGLSQKVISNYVNHVAETPVDAMFEQFAWRK
- the ppx gene encoding exopolyphosphatase, whose protein sequence is MADNTGTAHSGNGLEPQTIAVVDLGSNSFHLVLARIVEQDVQILLREKIKVRLAKGLDDDLILNEEAMERGLQTLEIFSHTLNGFHPDHVNILATYTLRTAKNRNEFINRAKLVLPYPIKLVSGQEEARLIYNGVAHSMHFPDKRLVIDIGGGSTEFALGQHFEPLALSSRNVGCVNLTQQFFADGKISEKRFDKAVLKVERELQPIVKRYRQIGWQACIGTSGTASALLEAGRANELCEETLTHKALKKLKKKLLAYEDFESIDLAGISEDRKGVIVSGLAVMLGAFEMLQIDELEYNDKALREGALYEMEDQLEHDDIRERSVDSLISRMSVDLQHSERVHQTSQILCQQINDNWTLKSIPDSKKVLHWAAKLHEIGLHINSSGANKHSAYIVANSGLPGFSQEKQQLLTLLLRFHRKKIKHEEFADFTLFKVKDVYRILAIFRLAVLLNQKRQDDFLPELIVNADKEQLNLTFADNWMDDKSLLYANLLAEQEHLRALDIELRINEPC
- the ppk1 gene encoding polyphosphate kinase 1, giving the protein MFAEFMSSHYFSRDLSWLSFNERVLQEAQDTSNPSIERLRFLGIFSNNQDEFFRVKVSDIKRNALLKKAEGDTTAVTQYQALVDEIQEKVLEFNIAFNKTYDDICHGLQKEGLVIIDQSQLSEFHQRWLEDYFDDKILRFIQPLIVNKNGDFKNLIEDHITYLFVEIQNQDQRQYAAIDVPVHDTDRFVLLPKEKDSNVQSIILLDDIICFVLPRIFNGLFDFDELNAFSFKITRDAEYYLSEEDIDDSILMKMSKGIKQRLHAEPVRVVRDQNMPLRMEKKLKKLLGFTSYDSTLPGSRYRNFRDFIGFPTVGKNKLCYPKWPALDCYDFTKHQTVFEAISEKDILLHYPYHKFHHFKEFVRQASYDPKVTSIKLNIYRVAANSQVIGSLLDAVRNGKKVTVNVELRARFDESNNIEWSKRMTDAGIKVLFGIPSLKVHSKLCLINRQEDGQIVKYAQISTGNFNEKTAKIYTDFAYFTKKQQIAEEVDNVFKFIEHSYRQFDFDHLLLSPINQRKHINRLIQNEIINAKASIPAQITLKLNNLVDKKLIDKLYEANNAGVKVKMLIRGMCSLIPGIKGISENIEVISVIDRYLEHSRVMIFHANGANKVYISSADWMTRNIEDRVEVSVPIYEEELKQQILDMVELGFNDNSKARIINAAQDNPYVKRGNNKKVASQQQTYLYLKALEQAKLANNLQDQGSND